The genomic interval CAAATTTTAAAACCCATCAGTTCTAAAAGTAGGTCTATTAATTATCCCTATATCTACAATTAATGATCccctttgtttattttttttcttttaaaaacttAATAGTTACAATATTACAGTAGGTTAAGTTTTATCCCTTGTAAAAAACCGCCAAGCAGATCTGCCGGCGGGGGTTAATGACTCGGATGTTTTGAAGCTaaatgagtaaaataataaagagctGCTATGTCATTTCCGGCTAGATATTTATGTCACTCGTCCACATGTGTTCATCTTATCTAAATAATCtattttgattggttgatgGTCATGGAACAAATAACTTCAAACGACCTGGTTAATTAGCCGCCAGCAACCATAGGCGTTAGCGTACGAAGACAGGAAAGTACCGACTTGTGTGAGCTGATAATGATACCAACTTTAAAAGGCTTAGTCAGGCTTCGAATTTTATGGGGAAAAATGAAATAATCTACAATAGATTCCGTGACATGATGAGAAAGATAAATCCCAATAAAATAAGAATCACATGGTATAAGTTGTTTAAATTAACTGAAACCTGGCCAATAAAGATTGGATGTTTGAAATAATATCGATACGGTGTTCATATGTCGAGATCATTTTGTTCTCCTATTATATTTAAGTTTAGGATTGCTAGAACAAGCAAATAGGCCTAGAAGTGGCAAAAATTTCTAATaacatttagttttaaaaaaaccaaTGAGAAACATCTGGGATGATAGTCCTGTACCCTTCATGATCGTGCTTATGTTTTTTCGGTTATTAAATTGGTTACTGTTTTAAATGATTTCTTTATTGTATGACTTGACTTGCACTTCGATTTAAGTTCAGTTGTCAATGTCATCAGATTTCTTGAAGATGAGTGAATTATTTGTATGCCAGCAGTATAGGCACCAGCTATTAATGTTCTAATAATCATGAGAGATAAAGGATTAATGCCATTTATGCTACACTATAACATACTacaggtataggcctacacaaaatGTTCTGTTCTGTTTGCTTCAAACAGAAGCATTGTGATGCCACTGATTCAAAGGTGTAtggtcaacaaataaataaatcgcATCCCTAAAAATAGGTTTATCTAATAAGttcaaaagtaggcctacacggcATATCTGGTTCCATAAATATAGATCAAATTATCTGGTTTGTGTAGTTATTACGTAACTTTTGAATTCAGCAGGTAGAATAGTCACGTGGGACTGTGTTACGTAACGTAAACTTTACCTCTTCTACCTGCTGCGAAACATGGCGAGAACAACCAGAACAGTTGGAGCTCGAAAGTCTATCAAATCAAACAGTGGTTTGCCGGGATGGATTGCAGCTTGGCTTTTAATTACAGCTGTTATTCAAACATGGGATGCTAGTTACATTTTACTTAGGCCACACTCAGCCGCTGGAGGAAAATTAAATGCATTTTGGAGACCATGTAAGTGTGATACACGTAGGCCTAGCATAATACCGGAACCAACAAACAAGCGGTATAAATAAGTACATAACAGGGGGAGTGGTTGAAGTCGTTGGCTACCGGCAAAGTGTGGTAGGCTTAGGATAGACTTTtcgtctttttttttatgttacttATTTTACACGTTCGTTGCAAGTCAGCAACAAAGAAATAACACATctgaaaagaaagaaatatagATTGTCAAcgtaaaaaaactaaaaatgattttattctATTTCTGATTTTGAActtgtaaaattgttatttctaattgctgccctctatagtttgcttaacttttaatattagaaCAAATAAAGCAACTAATGAAGAAATAATTTTCTTCTCTTTTCTTCTTATGATTCcatttcgctttttttttggtaGATAATCTTTATCAAGAAATTGATCTAAGATACAAAGAAGATGAATCGTTTGGCATTGCTCAAAGCTGGTAGgtaattttaatgaaaaaaaaatataatagttttattttcttattttaactaaaaactAATTTTTGATCTTTCTTTTTGACACACTGTTATCAATATATGTTAGCGCTCCTCACTTTAAAACTAATAACCATGGAAAACAGAGTTTTAATTAATGGATATTTTTCAGCAAGACCTATTAAAGTTGTCTTCAATTTGCTTATATTAACCTAAATCCAGCTCATTAAATTTACTGTTTTTCTAAATTGTTAAAATCTAgtacagttttattttttacatgacatggcctatataatatttttagtcTGTCAATTACAGTTGGGATTGATACTTCCTCGATTGTCAATACccatacaaatatataaaacgatttattttgttaaatccGATGGAAGGACGACTGATTGTTGAATATAGGCTAATAAATCAGGCTAGTAATTATGCAACAATGCTCGTCGCGCATCTAGTTTTTTTGTTTGACACAATATATCGTTTACATTCCGTGGCATGGATTTCTAGATAATGACAAGGTAAGTAAAAAATGTAGGCTAACCAAGGtagtattttcttttttttttatttcggaataaaTTTTTAGTTTCTGTGTTCAGGAACTATTCAGTCGTTAACAAATGGAAATgatttttatacaatataatttgtGTCCTTTTTTCAGTCTTAACGTGGTTGAAGTCCTTCTATGTGTTTTTGTACTTTATCTCGTAAGTATGaacaattattaaacaaaaattaatttgtaatataattataattatatcagATCTATGCTATGATTTAAACTTCTATTTAAACTGATTTGactttttttaatgtatgttGTATGTATACCGCACCAACAGATGATTTATGTCCAATCCGAAGGACGGGGCAAATGAGAGTAAATAAAGCATAATGAATATTGGACAGATTCGAACCCATGCCTCTCGCATGGTAGTCTAATCCAATACAATATGCCACATCACTCTCAGAACTGATAGACAGTATAGC from Antedon mediterranea chromosome 5, ecAntMedi1.1, whole genome shotgun sequence carries:
- the LOC140050153 gene encoding uncharacterized protein — its product is MARTTRTVGARKSIKSNSGLPGWIAAWLLITAVIQTWDASYILLRPHSAAGGKLNAFWRPYNLYQEIDLRYKEDESFGIAQSCLNVVEVLLCVFVLYLNRVGSKFTYVLALFVNTMTWWKTVLYMLMYTDFCNGNDMIGTSDPLLLIFCFFIPNGFWILVPGMSIISLGKRLASKVDRNERNYDD